The Aliivibrio salmonicida LFI1238 genome contains the following window.
ATTAGCGTAGCTTATACAAACAAGTAAGGGAATAACTTACGACGCTCTTCAGGGCTAAGAGCCTCAACACGAGCAATGTTTGTGTCTGGGATAGCTTCAGGATTTGGATAGTGTTTTAACACTTTTTCCATGCTTTCTTCACGAATAAGATGAAGGACAGGATAAGGAGAACGGTTCGTTAAATTCTCATCATCTTCTGGTGCAGCACCGCCAAAGCAATAATCAGGATGGAAAGTCGCAATTTGATAAGTGCCTTCCCAGTCTTGTTGTTTGAGTAGCGCATCAACCCAATCTAAGAAGAAATTGTAATCCATGAAATCTTGCAGCATGTTTGGAATAGCAACTAAGGTGGTCTCTAGCTCTTCTGCTGTTTTAGAATTTAAATTCATTAACTCTTGAAGTACGTCTTCAAGCAAAACTTCTTCCGTTGTCGCTTCAGAAACAAAGATTTTGATTTGTTTATTGCGATTTGGTTTCGCGGCAAAAGGGCAAAGATTTAGGCCGATAACGACATCTTCTAACCATTGTTGTACTTCTTGTTCTATTTTTTGAATATTCATGCTGACTTCATTTTTACTGTGCAATATTTTCGGCAAGAATAACAGATTATTGATGAGTTTAGAAACTACCAACAGATACATCAAACTCTGACATGGTAGTTAATTCTTGTTTTTGGTCATGGCGTTGTTGACCATTCTTGTCTGCGAAGACGATTAATACTATTATATAAATTTGAAATAGGGGGTTCCAAGGGATAACTGATTGAATAAACCCATTTCAAATTTCTCAGCGGTCATTGGTTTAGCGTAGAGGTAGCCTTGAACTAAATCGGCTTCTTCTTTGAGGATAAATTGTTCTTGTTCTCGGGTTTCTATACCTTCAACAACAACGTTTAAGTGCAGTTTTTTAGCAATATTTATCATCGCACAAACGATGTTTTGATCTTCAGTACTATAGGTAATGTTGGTAATGAAGCTTTTATCAATCTTTAAGGTATCAAATGGGTATTTTTTTAAGTATTGGAATGACGCATAACCGGTACCGAAATCATCGAGCGCAATGGAAACGCCAAGATCATGCAATCGATTTAAGGTCGTGATAGCTAAATCTTCATCTGCAATTAAACTGCTTTCGGTGACTTCTAATTCCAGATTACGGGGTGATAATTGGTATACATTCAGCAGTTGTTCAATGTGTTCGACTAAATAAGGGTCTTTTAATTGAACGGCTGAGACATTAACCGCAGTAATAAACGCAGGACAATGGGCAACCCATTCACTTGTTTGTTGAATCGCATTTCGTAATGCAAAGTTGCCTAATTCATAAATTAAGCCGTTACGTTCAGCGATTTGAATTAAAACATCGTTTGATATAGCGCCTAAACGTGGGTGGTTCCAACGTAATAAGGCTTCGCATCCTAACCATTTTTTAGTTATTGGGCATACTTTTGGCTGATAGTTTAAAAAGAGATCGTTATTGCGTACGGCTTCAAGTAAGTAACTTTCGATTTGATGTTCAGATAAGCTCGATTTTATTGGCAAAGACACATCTGAAATCGTGAATGTTTTTCCCATGCTTTGGCATTCAACCATGGTGTCGTGCGCATATTGTAATAAATCGGTACGAGGCACGCCGTCTTTTGAATGAATAGCACCAACGTAACTCTGTAAATGAATCGATTTATCATTGATGTAGTAATTCGATTGCCCAATTTCAGACAAGTGCTGACAAAATTTAGGTAGCTTACTTTTATCAGCGTGAATGACTAATAGAATATCGGTAGCAGTGAGACGACCAGTGATCGATGTGTCTGTTATTTTTGTTATTCTTGAACGGTACTCTGTGAGTAGTCGATCCAAAGCTTGATGCCCATGAGTTTGTTGGATCAATAAACCATTGGCAAAATGAATGTGTAATAAAACAAAATTCTTTTCTTGCTTCAGTAGGTTATCCATATGCTGATAAAGTGCAATTTGATTTAAAAACCCAGTGCCTAAATCATGATTTTGATGATATTCCACTTTTTGTTCTGCGGCTCTTCGACAATCAACTTCATTGGCTAATTGAATATTGAGATCATTAAGGTGCTGAGTCGCGATGGTGATCTCTTGTTGTAATGCATTATGACTAATCAATAATTCGGCATGTTGAAAGAGTGTACTTAATTGCGCTTCAATGGATTGTTGATAGGTTTTTAGTAATGCTTGATACGTTGGAGAGTAATCATTTTCTTTATTGTCTAGAATGCAAATGGTGCCAAAAGGGGTGTTATCTGGCCAATAAAGAGGAAGGCCGCAGTAAGCGATCATATTAAGAGCAATATCAGGATTTGTATCCCAATTAGGATCAGTTAAGGCATTTGCAATGAATAGCTGTTGGCGTTCTTTGATGATTTTTTCGCAATACAGGCCTTGGCCAAGCGCTTCATGATGACCGACTTTATAAGGATTATCAGTATTATCACTGGCAGCAAATACTTCGATGGTATTTTCGTGAGTTTGCATAATAAGGGCAGCAGGTACATGAACTAAATTTGCTAATAAATTCAACATATTTTGCCACTCTTTCTGCATACGTTCAGGGATCGCAATAGAAGCAGAAAGTGATGTTGTCATGTCGTTCTCCGAGGCCTTATTATCAATTAGTGTATTGCAGTATTTTAAATATAATAACAGCCTCAGGTGCTTTTATTTTGTCTAATTTTTAAGAATAAGAACTAAACTGCTTTTAAATTATAAGCTTATTAATAGTAAGGTTATATGGTGTTATTGGCCTCTAGCAAATAACATGACTTTTATAGTCATAAGAAGAATGTAACTGTCTGATTTTATCCAGCTTGAGATAGAACGGAGTGACAGTGCGTAACTGTGGTCAAACCCAACCTTAGATCGTACGTCTTCAATACTGGTGTCATAACCTTGGTTTACTTGCGCTAAACCAGTAATGCCAGGTAGAACGCCATAGGTTCGTTCACTAAAATAAGGGATCTCATGTTCTAGTTTATTATAGAAGGTTGGTCGCTCAGGTCTTGGTCCAACAAGAGACATATCACCATTTAAAACATTAAAAAATTGAGGTAACTCATCAAGACGTGTTTTTCGCAAAAATCGTCCAACGAGCGTCACGCGAGTGTCTCCTTTCACGGCTAATGTTGCGCCAGTGCTCACTTCCGCATCTTCTACCATACTTCTAAATTTTATCATTTCAAATACGTAAATTTGTTCTGGCATTGCCTTTCCCACGCGAAGTTGGCGATAAAATACAGGGCCTTTAGAGTTAACCTTAATGGCAATGGCAATCAATGGAAATAAAGGCAAAGTAATGAGCAAACCAATAAGAGATAGGCATACGTCAAAAGCCCGTTTTGCTTTAATGGTTGGTTGGTTAATTGTGTAATATGAATTTATCATCTTGATATCCCGTTCATTTATTTATGCACACGAGACCAAGGGCCACGTTGTTTATTGAATACATAAGTCAGCCCACCAATTAAATTGGCGGCGTGTCCAGCGACAAGGTAAGCCACTGTTTGGCAATATTTATGAGAGAATAAAGAAGGGAAAGACAGGCTAACGATACCCAAACTATAGCCCAGTGTCTGCGCAATAAACGCAGCCATAAAAATGGGGTTGTGAATAAGAAATACCGAGCCAATATAGGCCATTATCATGAAGTATGGCATGGTGATTCGTAACCCTTTTCCTGATATAAAAGTAAAGGCAATGCCTTTGTATTTAGGATTAAAGAGAGGGAATAAGCGTAATAACTGTTGAAGATTACCTGCTGAAATTCGTAAGCGGCGAGAAAAATCCTCTTCTTGCAACGCGTGCTCAAGTTCCAAAGCATAGATTTTTGG
Protein-coding sequences here:
- a CDS encoding sugar transferase; the encoded protein is MINSYYTINQPTIKAKRAFDVCLSLIGLLITLPLFPLIAIAIKVNSKGPVFYRQLRVGKAMPEQIYVFEMIKFRSMVEDAEVSTGATLAVKGDTRVTLVGRFLRKTRLDELPQFFNVLNGDMSLVGPRPERPTFYNKLEHEIPYFSERTYGVLPGITGLAQVNQGYDTSIEDVRSKVGFDHSYALSLRSISSWIKSDSYILLMTIKVMLFARGQ
- a CDS encoding sensor domain-containing phosphodiesterase — its product is MTTSLSASIAIPERMQKEWQNMLNLLANLVHVPAALIMQTHENTIEVFAASDNTDNPYKVGHHEALGQGLYCEKIIKERQQLFIANALTDPNWDTNPDIALNMIAYCGLPLYWPDNTPFGTICILDNKENDYSPTYQALLKTYQQSIEAQLSTLFQHAELLISHNALQQEITIATQHLNDLNIQLANEVDCRRAAEQKVEYHQNHDLGTGFLNQIALYQHMDNLLKQEKNFVLLHIHFANGLLIQQTHGHQALDRLLTEYRSRITKITDTSITGRLTATDILLVIHADKSKLPKFCQHLSEIGQSNYYINDKSIHLQSYVGAIHSKDGVPRTDLLQYAHDTMVECQSMGKTFTISDVSLPIKSSLSEHQIESYLLEAVRNNDLFLNYQPKVCPITKKWLGCEALLRWNHPRLGAISNDVLIQIAERNGLIYELGNFALRNAIQQTSEWVAHCPAFITAVNVSAVQLKDPYLVEHIEQLLNVYQLSPRNLELEVTESSLIADEDLAITTLNRLHDLGVSIALDDFGTGYASFQYLKKYPFDTLKIDKSFITNITYSTEDQNIVCAMINIAKKLHLNVVVEGIETREQEQFILKEEADLVQGYLYAKPMTAEKFEMGLFNQLSLGTPYFKFI
- a CDS encoding DUF1415 domain-containing protein — encoded protein: MNIQKIEQEVQQWLEDVVIGLNLCPFAAKPNRNKQIKIFVSEATTEEVLLEDVLQELMNLNSKTAEELETTLVAIPNMLQDFMDYNFFLDWVDALLKQQDWEGTYQIATFHPDYCFGGAAPEDDENLTNRSPYPVLHLIREESMEKVLKHYPNPEAIPDTNIARVEALSPEERRKLFPYLFV